One region of Synechococcus elongatus PCC 11801 genomic DNA includes:
- a CDS encoding DegT/DnrJ/EryC1/StrS family aminotransferase, with protein MCSSPELPVKSIPAFNLTEQYRRIGAELEAATAAVLASGGYIGGQTVAAFETAFAAAMGVTEAVSCNSGTDALHLALRALDIGPGDEVITSPFTFFASAEAISLVGATPILVDIEPEFFNLDCRQLEAAITPRTKAIIPVHLFGHPAEMSEIMAIAQAHNLRVIEDCAQATGATWQGQPVGSFGDCGCFSFYPTKNLGACGDGGLVTTNNPEVAERLRSLRQHGMRVRYYHDEIGLNSRLDALQAVILSIKLRYLDEWNQQRQAIAHRYSEAIAAIPGLVAPSVHPDADHVWHQYTVRVRSCGDRRRCVSNPCDRQGLCRDWLQQQLQAQGVGSMIYYPVPVHLQQAYSQLGYKAGDFPEAERAAQEVLSLPMFPELTEDDQAQVITALKDLAIAVSQ; from the coding sequence ATGTGCTCTTCTCCAGAGTTACCGGTGAAGTCTATCCCCGCCTTCAATTTGACCGAGCAGTACCGCCGTATCGGTGCTGAATTAGAAGCTGCAACGGCAGCAGTCTTGGCTTCGGGGGGCTACATTGGCGGCCAAACCGTCGCGGCTTTTGAAACGGCCTTTGCGGCTGCCATGGGCGTGACAGAAGCGGTGAGCTGCAACTCGGGCACAGACGCTCTTCATCTCGCGCTGAGGGCACTGGACATTGGCCCAGGCGATGAGGTGATCACCTCACCCTTTACCTTTTTTGCCTCAGCCGAAGCAATCAGTTTGGTCGGGGCAACACCTATCCTCGTTGATATTGAGCCGGAGTTTTTCAACCTCGACTGTCGCCAGCTTGAAGCAGCAATTACTCCGCGCACGAAGGCAATCATTCCTGTGCATCTGTTTGGGCATCCGGCCGAGATGTCGGAAATCATGGCGATCGCCCAAGCCCACAATCTGCGGGTGATCGAAGACTGTGCTCAAGCAACAGGAGCGACGTGGCAGGGTCAGCCGGTCGGCAGCTTTGGTGACTGTGGCTGCTTTAGCTTCTATCCGACCAAAAATTTGGGTGCCTGTGGTGACGGTGGTCTCGTAACAACCAACAACCCGGAAGTGGCCGAGCGCCTGCGATCGCTGCGGCAACACGGCATGCGAGTGCGCTACTACCACGATGAAATTGGCCTGAATAGCCGCTTGGATGCGCTGCAGGCGGTGATTCTCTCGATTAAGCTGCGCTACTTAGACGAATGGAATCAACAGCGCCAAGCGATCGCACATCGCTATAGCGAGGCGATCGCCGCGATTCCCGGTCTGGTCGCCCCCAGCGTTCATCCTGATGCTGATCATGTTTGGCACCAATACACGGTGCGGGTGCGGTCCTGTGGCGATCGCCGCCGCTGTGTCAGCAATCCCTGCGATCGCCAGGGACTGTGCCGCGACTGGCTGCAGCAACAACTGCAAGCCCAAGGCGTTGGCTCAATGATTTACTACCCCGTGCCCGTGCATCTGCAGCAGGCCTACAGCCAGTTGGGCTACAAGGCTGGTGACTTCCCTGAAGCCGAGCGGGCCGCCCAAGAAGTCCTGTCGCTGCCGATGTTCCCTGAACTGACTGAAGACGATCAGGCGCAGGTCATCACGGCTCTGAAGGATCTCGCGATCGCTGTCAGTCAGTAG
- a CDS encoding transporter substrate-binding domain-containing protein — protein sequence MSLRPFAAGLLTLGLGLSWSPAALAQTLRALTTDNYPPFEFRIEETAERPGVYGFDIELAETIARNLGLQIQFKIGGFEQLLPRLITGQGDLAIAAISITPERAQQVDFSEPYFEAQDSLVSLRSLPTDQSLSGLKLGYIQGTVQAQQATQLKTRYSTLQLKSYADVTALLKALTAREINVALVESVVANIFAQDDAQLIVQKLKGASLERYAIAFPKGSPYREQFNREIRRLRNSGELTLMIRRWFAAQQ from the coding sequence ATGAGCCTTCGCCCTTTTGCCGCGGGACTCCTGACCTTGGGCCTAGGGCTGAGCTGGAGTCCCGCCGCCTTGGCGCAGACCCTGCGCGCCCTGACAACCGATAACTATCCGCCCTTTGAATTTCGCATCGAAGAGACGGCTGAACGACCGGGCGTCTACGGATTTGATATCGAGTTGGCTGAGACGATCGCTCGTAACCTCGGTTTGCAGATCCAGTTTAAGATTGGCGGCTTTGAGCAGTTGCTGCCCCGATTGATTACTGGACAAGGCGATCTGGCGATCGCGGCGATCTCGATCACGCCTGAGCGTGCCCAACAGGTTGATTTCTCTGAGCCTTACTTTGAAGCCCAAGACAGTCTAGTCAGCCTGCGATCGCTACCGACTGACCAAAGCCTCTCGGGTCTCAAGCTGGGCTATATCCAAGGCACTGTACAAGCCCAACAAGCCACGCAACTTAAAACTCGTTATTCCACTTTGCAACTTAAAAGTTACGCTGATGTCACAGCTTTGTTAAAAGCACTAACTGCTCGTGAAATTAACGTGGCATTAGTGGAATCTGTGGTTGCAAACATTTTTGCGCAGGATGATGCACAGCTGATTGTTCAAAAGCTCAAAGGGGCTAGTCTAGAACGCTATGCGATCGCTTTTCCCAAAGGTTCGCCCTATCGCGAGCAATTTAATCGTGAAATCCGTCGCTTACGTAACAGTGGCGAATTGACGTTGATGATAAGACGCTGGTTTGCTGCACAGCAATAA
- a CDS encoding aminopeptidase P N-terminal domain-containing protein: MVIALSEFVQRREQLLSKLGSGVAVFRSAPHAVMHNDVEYRYRQDSDFYYLTGLDEPESVAVLAPNHEHKFVLFVRPRDPAQETWVGYRLGVEGAKEKLGADAVYSIADLDQELPKLLETGDRLYYHLGLDRAFNERMLQFYQQQLALYPRRGFGPTAIADPGPLLHSLRQVKSPAEIEQLRKAIAIAVEAHDRARAIAAPGVWEYEVEAAIEGCFRQRGAQGVAYPSIVATGANACILHYIDNNQQLQDGDLLLIDAGCSTDYYNSDLTRTFPVNGRFSDEQRALYAIVLEAQKRAIAAVQAGAPYGNFHEAAVRTLIDGLLDLGLLQGEPAELYETGAYRPFYMHRTGHWLGMDVHDVGTYQYRDSWTTLAPGHVVTVEPGLYISPTITVADGQPEVPERWRGIGIRIEDDVLVQADGPEVLSAALVKEIADLERSS, encoded by the coding sequence GTGGTTATTGCCCTCTCCGAATTCGTCCAACGCCGCGAACAGCTCCTCAGCAAACTGGGGTCGGGAGTCGCGGTGTTTCGCAGTGCCCCCCACGCTGTGATGCACAACGATGTGGAGTATCGGTACCGCCAAGACAGCGACTTCTACTACCTAACGGGCTTGGATGAACCGGAGTCGGTGGCGGTATTGGCACCCAACCACGAGCACAAATTTGTGTTGTTTGTGCGCCCACGTGATCCAGCTCAAGAAACCTGGGTGGGCTACCGACTGGGCGTCGAAGGCGCCAAGGAAAAGCTGGGGGCAGATGCAGTGTACTCGATCGCCGATCTGGATCAGGAACTGCCGAAGCTGCTCGAAACAGGCGATCGCCTCTACTACCATCTCGGTCTCGATCGCGCTTTTAACGAACGAATGCTGCAGTTCTATCAGCAGCAATTAGCGCTCTATCCGCGGCGGGGCTTTGGGCCGACCGCAATCGCTGATCCAGGCCCGTTGCTCCACAGTCTGCGCCAGGTCAAAAGTCCGGCGGAAATTGAGCAGTTGCGTAAAGCAATTGCGATCGCAGTAGAAGCCCACGATCGCGCTCGGGCGATCGCGGCTCCGGGTGTCTGGGAATACGAAGTGGAAGCAGCGATCGAAGGCTGTTTTCGGCAGCGTGGTGCTCAAGGGGTGGCCTATCCCTCGATTGTGGCGACGGGTGCGAATGCTTGCATCCTCCACTACATCGACAACAACCAACAGCTGCAAGATGGCGATTTACTGCTGATCGACGCGGGCTGCAGCACCGATTACTACAACTCCGATTTGACCCGGACCTTCCCCGTCAACGGCCGTTTTAGCGATGAGCAGCGGGCGCTCTACGCGATCGTGCTGGAAGCCCAGAAACGGGCGATCGCGGCAGTCCAAGCTGGTGCCCCCTACGGCAACTTCCACGAGGCTGCTGTCCGCACCTTGATCGATGGACTATTGGACTTGGGCCTTCTCCAAGGCGAACCGGCTGAACTGTACGAAACGGGTGCCTATCGACCCTTCTACATGCACCGCACTGGTCACTGGCTGGGCATGGATGTCCACGATGTCGGCACTTATCAGTACCGAGACAGTTGGACAACGCTGGCTCCGGGGCATGTCGTCACGGTGGAACCCGGGCTCTACATCTCGCCCACGATTACGGTGGCTGATGGTCAACCCGAGGTGCCAGAACGCTGGCGTGGCATTGGCATCCGCATTGAGGATGATGTTTTGGTTCAGGCAGATGGCCCCGAAGTGCTGAGCGCCGCTTTGGTTAAGGAAATCGCTGACTTGGAGCGTTCATCATGA
- a CDS encoding ATP-dependent Zn protease produces the protein MSELGLSLTAIAIFATTLLALVGPMLGSSPLLPAGLGFGLLVMFSLDSVTWQGRGATLLIDGIQQRSPEYRQRILHHEAGHYLVATALGLPVTGYTLSAWQAFQQGQSGRGGVQFQSAELEAEAAKGQLSQRSLEQWCQVLMAGAAAEQLVYGNVEGGADDRAQWQQLWRQLDRNPAEGNLRSRWGLLKAKTLIEQQRLAYEALVAAMAAKASVEDCNRAIAAAWIEESALAA, from the coding sequence ATGAGTGAACTGGGACTGAGTCTGACGGCGATCGCTATCTTTGCGACGACGCTGTTGGCGTTGGTGGGGCCGATGCTGGGGAGTTCTCCGCTGCTGCCAGCGGGACTGGGCTTTGGTCTGTTGGTGATGTTTAGCCTTGATTCTGTGACTTGGCAGGGACGAGGGGCAACACTCCTGATTGATGGCATTCAGCAGCGATCGCCGGAGTATCGTCAGCGGATTCTGCACCACGAAGCGGGTCACTACCTAGTGGCGACGGCGCTGGGCTTGCCGGTGACAGGCTATACGCTCTCGGCTTGGCAGGCCTTTCAGCAAGGGCAATCGGGTCGTGGGGGCGTGCAGTTCCAGTCTGCGGAGTTAGAAGCTGAAGCAGCCAAGGGGCAACTCAGTCAGCGATCGCTGGAGCAATGGTGCCAAGTCTTAATGGCGGGTGCTGCCGCCGAGCAACTGGTCTACGGCAATGTGGAAGGCGGGGCTGACGATCGCGCCCAGTGGCAGCAACTCTGGCGACAACTCGATCGCAATCCAGCGGAAGGTAATCTGCGCAGTCGTTGGGGTTTGCTCAAAGCCAAAACGCTGATTGAACAGCAGCGCCTTGCCTACGAGGCTTTAGTGGCGGCGATGGCGGCAAAAGCGAGTGTCGAAGACTGCAATCGGGCGATCGCTGCCGCTTGGATTGAGGAATCAGCGTTAGCTGCCTAA
- a CDS encoding ABC transporter ATP-binding protein yields the protein MQKHASYHLLWPYLRPQAKTIVQALLCTLVFTAFWPILAYLAGQMVNLLVQGQVWPLARLAGITIVGFLIHKVAQYGQDSLMAKAALQIAYNLRVNTYRHIQRLSLSYFEKAQTGDLTYRLTEDIDRVGEVVNKVFHDATPSILQLIVVLSYMIYLNWTLTLAIFVIAPIMGFLVGWFGQQMLVFSRRSQSRISDLSSLLTEVFSGIRLVRAFAAEPYEIERFSGAAERNREARYRTAWLRAIQYPVIGFLQAASILFIVVLGSWQISTGQLNGPNLGSYVAAIAMLIDPIVHLIDNFNEFKQGQASLDRIDELLSIEPAVQEDPNARMLPPITGKVEFRQVSFSYRSANGPVLRSLNLTVEAGEAVALVGASGAGKSTLVNLIPRFYDPQEGEILVDGIPIRSVTLGSLRRQIGIVPQETILFSGTIAQNIAFGQQHFDRDAVEEAARIANAHQFISQMPDGYDTWVGERGVNLSGGQRQRLAIARAVLLNPRILILDEATSALDSESETLVQEALERVMKDRTVFIIAHRLATVRNASRILVMERGQIVEAGNHDALLAEAGRYARYYAQQFRA from the coding sequence TTGCAGAAGCACGCCAGCTATCACCTGCTTTGGCCTTACCTGCGGCCCCAAGCCAAGACCATTGTTCAGGCGTTGCTCTGTACGCTGGTTTTCACTGCATTTTGGCCGATCTTGGCCTACCTCGCGGGGCAGATGGTCAACCTACTGGTGCAGGGCCAAGTCTGGCCCCTGGCACGGTTGGCAGGCATCACCATTGTTGGCTTCCTCATTCACAAGGTTGCGCAGTACGGCCAAGACTCGCTGATGGCCAAGGCAGCGCTCCAAATTGCCTACAACCTGCGGGTCAACACCTACCGCCACATTCAACGACTCAGTCTTAGCTACTTCGAAAAAGCCCAGACTGGTGACCTGACCTATCGCCTCACCGAAGACATCGATCGCGTCGGTGAAGTTGTTAATAAGGTCTTTCACGACGCTACCCCTTCGATCCTGCAGCTGATTGTCGTGCTCAGCTACATGATCTATCTGAACTGGACGCTGACCCTCGCCATCTTTGTGATCGCACCGATCATGGGCTTTTTGGTCGGCTGGTTTGGTCAGCAAATGCTGGTGTTTTCGCGCCGCAGTCAGTCGCGCATCTCTGACCTCTCATCGCTGCTGACGGAAGTCTTCAGTGGCATTCGCTTGGTACGGGCTTTTGCAGCGGAGCCCTACGAAATTGAGCGCTTTAGCGGTGCTGCTGAGCGAAATCGTGAGGCGCGCTATCGCACGGCTTGGCTGCGTGCTATTCAATATCCGGTCATTGGGTTTCTGCAGGCTGCCAGCATCCTCTTCATCGTCGTTCTCGGCAGTTGGCAGATTTCGACGGGACAACTAAATGGCCCCAATTTGGGCAGCTATGTGGCGGCGATCGCCATGTTGATTGACCCGATCGTCCACCTGATCGACAACTTCAACGAATTCAAGCAAGGTCAAGCGTCTCTCGATCGCATTGATGAGTTGCTGAGCATCGAGCCAGCGGTTCAAGAAGATCCGAATGCGCGGATGCTGCCGCCGATCACCGGCAAAGTTGAATTTCGGCAGGTCAGCTTCAGTTATCGCAGTGCTAATGGTCCCGTTTTGCGTAGTCTCAATCTGACTGTGGAAGCGGGCGAAGCTGTGGCTTTGGTTGGCGCTTCGGGTGCCGGTAAATCAACGCTGGTCAATTTGATTCCCCGCTTCTATGACCCGCAGGAAGGGGAAATCCTCGTGGATGGTATCCCCATTCGGAGTGTCACCCTCGGTAGTCTGCGTCGCCAGATTGGCATTGTTCCGCAAGAAACGATTCTGTTCTCCGGCACGATCGCCCAAAACATTGCTTTTGGTCAGCAGCATTTCGATCGCGACGCCGTGGAAGAAGCAGCACGGATCGCCAATGCTCACCAGTTCATCAGCCAAATGCCCGACGGCTACGACACGTGGGTAGGTGAGCGTGGCGTCAATCTCTCCGGTGGTCAGCGACAACGGTTGGCGATCGCGCGGGCTGTCTTGCTCAATCCCCGCATTCTGATTTTGGATGAGGCGACTTCAGCGCTAGATTCCGAGTCGGAAACGCTGGTCCAAGAAGCCCTCGAGCGGGTGATGAAAGACCGGACGGTGTTCATCATTGCCCACCGCTTAGCAACCGTACGCAATGCCAGCCGCATCTTGGTGATGGAACGCGGTCAGATTGTGGAAGCAGGCAACCACGACGCACTCTTGGCAGAAGCTGGGCGCTATGCGCGATACTACGCGCAGCAATTCCGTGCTTAA
- a CDS encoding RNA-binding S4 domain-containing protein, which yields MGTETATIRLDQFLKWMGAAQTGGEAKLYIQDGQVQVNGAVETRRGRQLREGDRVNFAGRVFLVPPLQGQ from the coding sequence GTGGGCACGGAAACCGCGACAATTCGCCTCGACCAATTTTTGAAGTGGATGGGCGCTGCCCAAACCGGAGGGGAGGCCAAACTCTACATCCAAGACGGCCAAGTGCAGGTCAATGGCGCTGTGGAAACCCGACGCGGTCGCCAACTGCGCGAGGGCGATCGCGTCAATTTTGCCGGTCGAGTCTTTTTGGTACCGCCCCTGCAAGGCCAGTAG
- a CDS encoding secondary thiamine-phosphate synthase enzyme YjbQ, with product MAQYQQIFQLQSQGQGFLNITGAIARIVRESQIQTGICHLFVRHTSASLIIQENADPDVLHDLTGYFEALVPEAGYESLGGSRRFRSYAHSAEGPDDMPAHIRTVLTRTSEQIPIVEGRLGLGTWQAIYLWEHRNRPHSRQVIVHLTGD from the coding sequence ATGGCACAGTACCAGCAGATTTTCCAGCTTCAAAGCCAAGGCCAAGGCTTCCTCAACATCACGGGGGCGATCGCCCGCATCGTACGGGAGTCTCAGATTCAGACGGGGATCTGCCATCTCTTTGTCCGCCACACTTCAGCTAGCCTGATCATTCAAGAAAACGCTGACCCAGACGTTCTCCATGATCTGACCGGCTACTTCGAGGCTCTAGTCCCAGAAGCAGGCTACGAATCTCTCGGGGGGAGTCGCCGCTTTCGTTCCTATGCGCACAGCGCCGAAGGCCCCGACGACATGCCCGCCCACATTCGCACGGTGCTAACCCGCACTTCTGAGCAAATCCCAATTGTGGAGGGTCGCCTCGGCTTGGGGACTTGGCAGGCAATCTATCTGTGGGAGCACCGCAATCGCCCCCATAGCCGCCAAGTGATTGTTCACCTCACGGGGGACTAG
- a CDS encoding 4-hydroxy-3-methylbut-2-enyl diphosphate reductase, with amino-acid sequence MDTKAFKRALHQSERYNRKGFGKTTDVSGALESAYQSDLIQALRQNDYRLQRGDMTIRLAEAFGFCWGVERAVAIAYETRQHFPQERIWITNEIIHNPSVNQHLRQMGVEFIPCEQGDKDFAVVGSGDVVILPAFGASVQEMQLLDEKGCHIVDTTCPWVSKVWNTVEKHKRGAHTSIIHGKYNHEETIATSSFAETYLVVLNLEQAQYVCDYILNGGDRDEFMARFGKACSAGFDPDRDLERVGIANQTTMLKSETEAIGKLFERTLLKKYGPQKLNDHFLAFNTICDATQERQDAMFQLVEEPLDLIVVIGGFNSSNTTHLQEIAIDRNISSYHIDAAERIGPGNRIEHKPLGADLTVLEPWLPAGPLTIGITSGASTPDRVVEDVIERLFDLPRP; translated from the coding sequence ATGGACACAAAAGCTTTTAAGCGGGCCTTGCATCAGTCCGAGCGCTACAACCGCAAAGGCTTTGGCAAAACCACTGATGTCTCAGGGGCCCTAGAGTCGGCTTATCAAAGCGATTTGATCCAAGCTCTGCGCCAAAATGACTACCGGCTGCAGCGCGGAGACATGACCATTCGCCTTGCAGAAGCCTTTGGCTTTTGCTGGGGGGTCGAACGAGCCGTCGCGATCGCCTACGAGACGCGTCAGCACTTTCCCCAAGAACGGATCTGGATCACTAACGAAATCATTCATAACCCCTCGGTCAACCAGCACCTACGCCAGATGGGCGTCGAGTTTATCCCCTGCGAGCAAGGGGACAAGGACTTTGCCGTGGTCGGTAGTGGCGATGTGGTGATTCTGCCGGCCTTCGGCGCCAGCGTGCAGGAAATGCAGCTACTCGATGAAAAGGGCTGCCATATCGTCGATACCACCTGCCCTTGGGTTTCCAAGGTTTGGAACACCGTGGAGAAACATAAGCGCGGTGCTCACACCTCGATCATTCACGGCAAGTACAACCACGAAGAGACGATCGCCACGAGTTCTTTCGCAGAAACCTATTTGGTCGTCCTCAATCTTGAGCAGGCACAGTACGTCTGCGACTACATCCTGAATGGCGGCGATCGCGATGAATTTATGGCGCGCTTTGGCAAAGCTTGCTCAGCAGGCTTCGACCCCGATCGCGACCTAGAGCGGGTCGGCATCGCCAACCAAACGACGATGCTGAAAAGTGAAACCGAGGCGATCGGCAAGCTGTTTGAGCGGACGCTGCTGAAGAAGTACGGCCCCCAAAAACTCAACGATCACTTCTTGGCCTTCAACACGATCTGCGACGCCACCCAAGAGCGCCAAGATGCCATGTTCCAACTGGTCGAGGAGCCTTTGGACTTGATTGTGGTGATCGGTGGCTTCAACTCCTCCAACACCACCCACCTGCAAGAAATTGCGATCGATCGCAACATCTCCTCCTATCACATCGATGCAGCGGAACGGATTGGCCCCGGCAACCGGATTGAACACAAGCCCTTGGGAGCGGACCTCACCGTTCTGGAGCCTTGGTTGCCCGCCGGTCCCCTAACGATTGGCATCACCTCCGGTGCTTCCACTCCCGACAGAGTAGTTGAAGACGTGATTGAGCGGCTATTTGATCTGCCGCGACCCTAG
- a CDS encoding helix-turn-helix domain-containing protein has translation MAPTEFEVEAAQRALRLAHLLQQLRAAAYQQATEITGLSIGSLSKRKLSQLLGVSPTLINKYENAEIDPWDIRWSLIRQIAHLCGLSLDDFDKALVGEESASDATQPAELLEELQLQLQRLATALEHQPMTAKPTLAPNQPIPWFGRYLRALIADEVGESGKTEQAVHRLLVAAFPSSNSALTDRFQAVLRGEAELTAAEIEEMAAPIAAALSVVIATPVTASQLHSLLP, from the coding sequence ATGGCCCCCACTGAATTTGAAGTTGAAGCAGCACAACGGGCCCTGCGTCTTGCCCATCTGTTGCAACAGCTTCGTGCCGCTGCTTATCAGCAAGCAACGGAGATAACGGGCCTCTCGATCGGTAGTCTTTCCAAACGAAAACTTTCCCAACTCCTGGGTGTCTCACCAACGCTAATCAATAAGTATGAGAACGCCGAAATTGATCCTTGGGACATTCGTTGGAGTTTAATTCGGCAAATTGCTCACCTCTGCGGCCTTTCTTTAGATGATTTTGATAAAGCGTTAGTAGGTGAAGAGTCGGCCAGTGATGCGACTCAGCCCGCTGAACTGCTCGAAGAATTGCAGCTGCAGCTGCAGCGGCTGGCGACGGCACTCGAACATCAGCCCATGACCGCCAAGCCAACGTTGGCTCCCAATCAACCCATTCCCTGGTTTGGGCGCTATCTGCGAGCCTTGATTGCCGATGAGGTGGGCGAGTCTGGCAAGACGGAACAGGCGGTGCACCGTCTATTAGTTGCAGCCTTCCCTTCCTCCAATTCCGCGCTCACCGATCGCTTTCAGGCAGTGCTGCGAGGCGAGGCGGAACTGACGGCAGCGGAGATTGAGGAAATGGCGGCACCGATCGCTGCAGCCCTGTCTGTGGTAATTGCCACGCCAGTGACTGCCAGCCAACTGCACTCGCTCCTGCCCTAG
- a CDS encoding single-stranded DNA-binding protein gives MNSCILQATVVEAPQLRYTQDNQTPVAEMVVQFPGLSSKDAPSRLKVVGWGSVAQELQDRCRTNDEVVLEGRLKISSLLKPDGSREKVTELTVSRVHHLSLDSATGILAQEEPEPRYGRGPAAPAPVTASPTVASTTAPDVDYDDIPF, from the coding sequence ATGAACAGCTGCATTTTGCAAGCCACTGTGGTGGAAGCGCCGCAACTGCGTTACACCCAAGACAACCAGACTCCCGTTGCCGAGATGGTGGTGCAGTTCCCTGGCCTGAGTAGCAAGGATGCGCCGTCACGGCTGAAAGTCGTGGGCTGGGGATCAGTGGCTCAGGAATTGCAAGATCGCTGCCGGACGAATGATGAAGTTGTGCTAGAAGGCCGCTTGAAAATCAGCTCACTGCTCAAGCCCGACGGCAGTCGCGAGAAAGTCACAGAATTAACCGTGTCGCGCGTCCATCACCTCAGTCTGGATAGCGCCACCGGCATTTTGGCTCAAGAGGAACCCGAGCCCCGCTATGGCCGTGGCCCAGCGGCCCCTGCGCCTGTGACTGCAAGTCCAACCGTGGCCAGTACTACCGCGCCTGATGTCGATTACGATGACATCCCGTTCTAG
- a CDS encoding ABC transporter permease, translating to MSVDWSESLSMAVQTLRANRLRSALTMLGIIIGNASVITMVGVGQGAQRLASEQFESLGPNVLFIVPGNQDTRRGGLDVPKTLVLADAEAIASQVPTAGEVAPQVSTRQLVTYQGETSTTQILGVTPNFLTVRSFAIDRGRFFTDLDLSRAEQVAVLGSDLATKLFGVQNPLGASIRIKGVSFRVIGVMEPKGSFLGNNQDDAVFLPLTTVSSRILGTTSPYGVEVSFISVAAKDADSIDAAQFQITNLLRQRHRIIREDDFEVRSQKDVLTIVGTVTNGLTLMLSAIAGISLLVGGIGIMNIMLVSVSERTQEIGLRKAIGATQQDILHQFVIEAIILALVGGAVGTGLGITGVTAIALLTPLKASVSPVAIAITVTLSSGIGLFFGVVPARQAARLDPIVALRSA from the coding sequence ATGAGTGTGGATTGGTCTGAAAGCCTGAGCATGGCGGTGCAAACCCTACGTGCCAATCGGCTGCGCAGCGCCCTCACCATGCTGGGCATCATCATCGGCAATGCCTCGGTGATCACGATGGTGGGCGTCGGTCAAGGAGCACAACGGCTCGCCTCTGAGCAATTCGAGTCGCTGGGGCCGAATGTGCTGTTCATCGTCCCGGGCAACCAAGACACGCGACGCGGCGGTTTAGACGTCCCCAAAACGCTGGTCTTGGCCGATGCAGAAGCGATCGCCAGTCAAGTCCCCACAGCCGGTGAAGTCGCGCCCCAAGTGAGCACTCGCCAGTTGGTGACCTATCAAGGCGAGACCAGTACAACCCAGATTTTGGGGGTGACGCCCAACTTTCTGACCGTGCGGAGCTTTGCAATCGATCGCGGCCGCTTCTTCACCGATCTCGATCTCAGCCGTGCTGAACAGGTCGCAGTTTTGGGCAGCGATCTCGCCACCAAGCTGTTTGGAGTGCAAAACCCGCTGGGAGCCAGCATTCGGATCAAAGGGGTCTCCTTTCGGGTCATTGGCGTGATGGAACCCAAGGGCAGCTTTTTGGGCAACAACCAAGATGATGCGGTGTTCCTGCCTTTAACCACCGTCTCCAGCCGCATTCTGGGAACGACCTCGCCCTACGGTGTGGAAGTCAGCTTTATCTCAGTCGCCGCCAAGGATGCCGACAGCATCGATGCCGCCCAGTTCCAGATCACCAACCTGCTGCGTCAACGCCACCGAATCATCCGTGAGGACGATTTTGAGGTGCGATCGCAGAAGGATGTGCTGACGATTGTTGGCACGGTCACCAATGGTCTGACCCTGATGTTGTCCGCGATCGCTGGTATCTCCTTGCTGGTCGGGGGCATCGGCATTATGAACATCATGCTGGTGTCCGTCTCAGAGCGAACTCAGGAGATCGGTCTGCGCAAAGCGATCGGTGCAACCCAGCAGGACATCCTCCACCAGTTCGTGATTGAGGCGATTATTTTGGCCTTGGTGGGCGGTGCGGTTGGCACTGGTCTGGGAATTACAGGTGTCACTGCGATCGCACTGCTGACACCGCTCAAAGCCAGTGTGTCTCCCGTAGCGATCGCGATTACCGTCACCCTTTCCAGTGGCATTGGTCTGTTCTTCGGCGTGGTTCCCGCTCGCCAAGCCGCCCGACTCGACCCGATCGTGGCACTACGGAGCGCCTAG
- a CDS encoding DUF1997 domain-containing protein, producing MVTLDPTPAFSTDPELICFSSRFQDEMEMYAPAEVVAHYLDRHEEWFRRCAEPMTTTSIGKDAYAIVLGRYGSLGFEVEPQIGLELLPADQGVYRICTVPVPGYEPQGYQVDFQASLSLEQLTHETDAPVTEATAVAWDLLLTVGIRLPRFIHMLPQKLVHSTGDHLLRQIVRQTSRRLTHRVQEDFHQQLNLPLPPRRHARF from the coding sequence ATCGTGACTCTTGACCCCACTCCTGCCTTTAGTACCGATCCTGAACTGATTTGTTTCAGCAGTCGCTTTCAGGACGAGATGGAGATGTATGCCCCTGCAGAGGTGGTCGCTCACTATCTCGATCGCCATGAGGAGTGGTTTCGGCGCTGTGCGGAACCGATGACGACCACGTCGATCGGCAAGGATGCCTATGCGATCGTGTTGGGACGCTATGGCTCCCTCGGTTTCGAGGTGGAACCGCAGATCGGTCTAGAGCTACTGCCTGCGGATCAAGGCGTTTACCGGATTTGCACAGTACCAGTGCCCGGCTATGAACCTCAGGGCTACCAAGTCGACTTTCAAGCGTCGCTGAGCCTGGAGCAACTCACCCACGAGACTGATGCACCTGTGACAGAGGCCACAGCCGTTGCTTGGGATCTGCTGCTGACCGTGGGGATTCGCCTGCCGCGATTCATTCACATGCTGCCCCAGAAGCTCGTGCACAGTACCGGCGACCATCTGCTGCGGCAAATTGTGCGCCAGACCTCCCGCCGTTTGACTCACCGCGTCCAAGAGGACTTCCATCAACAACTGAATTTGCCGCTACCCCCGCGCCGCCACGCACGCTTTTAG